In Ailuropoda melanoleuca isolate Jingjing chromosome 11, ASM200744v2, whole genome shotgun sequence, a genomic segment contains:
- the GABRD gene encoding gamma-aminobutyric acid receptor subunit delta has protein sequence MAAWDRAFGTDHKGAEDHWPPVNVALAIEVASIDHISEVNMEYTMTVFLHQSWRDSRLAYNHTNETLGLDSRFVDKLWLPDTFIVNAKSAWFHDVTVENKLIRLQPDGVILYSIRITSTVACDMDLAKYPMDEQECMLHLESYGYSSEDIVYYWSENQEQIHGLNKLQLAQFTITSYRFATELRNFKSAGQFPRLSLHFHLRRNRGVYIIQSYVPSILLVAMSWVSFWISQAAVPARVSLGAGPMDVKNAIVLFSLSAAGATQELAVSRRHCRGPGNLMGSYRCVEMETGQAKKQGWGRSGGQGGLRALFKPIDADTIDIYARVVFPAAFVAVNVLYWAAYTM, from the exons ATGGCTGCTTGGGACCGGGCCTTCGGGACTGACCACAAAGGGGCAGAGGACCACT GGCCCCCTGTGAATGTGGCCCTCGCCATCGAGGTAGCCAGCATCGACCACATCTCGGAGGTGAACATG GAGTACACCATGACGGTGTTTCTGCACCAGAGCTGGCGGGACAGCAGGCTGGCCTACAACCACACCAACGAGACTCTGGGCCTGGACAGCCGCTTTGTGGACAAGCTGTGGCTCCCGGACACCTTCATTGTGAATGCTAAGTCTGCCTGGTTCCATGACGTGACCGTGGAGAACAAGCTCATCCGGCTGCAGCCCGACGGGGTCATCCTGTACAGCATCCG AATCACCTCCACGGTGGCCTGTGACATGGACCTGGCCAAGTACCCCATGGACGAGCAGGAATGTATGCTGCACCTGGAGAGCT ATGGCTACTCATCCGAGGACATCGTCTACTACTggtctgagaaccaggagcagATCCACGGGCTGAACAAGCTGCAGCTGGCTCAGTTCACCATCACCAGCTACCGCTTTGCCACTGAGCTGAGGAACTTCAAATCTG CTGGCCAGTTCCCCCGGCTCAGCCTGCATTTCCACCTCCGGAGGAACCGAGGCGTCTACATCATCCAGTCCTACGTGCCCTCCATCCTCCTAGTCGCCATGTCCTGGGTCTCCTTCTGGATCAGCCAGGCGGCAGTGCCGGCCAGGGTGTCTCTAGGTGCGGGGCCC ATGGATGTGAAGAACGCCATCGTGCTCTTCTCCCTGTCTGCCGCTGGCGCCACCCAGGAGCTGGCCGTGTCCCGCCGGCACTGCCGCGGGCCTGGGAACCTCATGGGCTCCTACAGGTGTGTGGAGATGGAGACTGGACAGGCcaagaagcaggggtggggccgCTCGGGGGGCCAGGGAGGCCTCCGTGCCCTTTTCAAGCCCATCGACGCAGACACCATCGACATCTACGCCCGCGTGGTGTTCCCTGCGGCCTTCGTGGCAGTCAACGTCCTCTACTGGGCGGCCTACACCATGTGA